AAGGCGTACGCGACCAGGTGGGGCCGCGGATCCGCGGCCTTTGCCTTGGTCTCACGTGCCACGAGACCGGCCAGCACGTCGGCGTACTCGTCGTAGAGTTGTCGTTCTCTGGCAAGCAATGTCGGACTGCGCGCGATCATCCCGCTGATGGTGGCCAGCCGTTCGCCGGAGTCAGGCAACAGCCCGTCTCGTCGGTCGACATAGGCGGCGAATGCCTCCACGAGCGTCTGTCCGGCGGCGCGGTCACGGACCGCCGCGACCATCGAGTCCACATAGGACCCGAGGTCGCCGAGAACGAGATCTTCCTTGGTCGGGAAGTAGTTGAACAACGTCGCCTCCGACACGCCGGCCTGGCGCGCGACGTCGACGACCCGCACCGCTTCGAAGCCGTGCGCGACGAACAGGTCGTACGCGGCCATGGCGATCTGCTCGCGGGTGCGCTGCTTCTTCTCCTCACGTAGTCCCACCGCCACAGGTTAACAGGGTTGCCCTAATTTTAGGGTGACCCTAAGATTGTCCACATGCGAGCGAACGGAATCGACATTCATCTGGAAGAGGCCGGAAGCGGGCCGTTGGTGTTGCTGCTGCACGGTTTTCCCGAGCTTTCCTTTTCGTGGCGGCATCAACTACCCGCGCTGGCCGCGGCTGGCCACCATGCGGTGGCCGTGGATCTGCGCGGCTACGGTCGCAGCACCGCACCTGTCGACGTCACGGCGTACGCGATGCGGGAAATGGTCGCCGATGCCGTGGCCGTGCTGGACGGGCTCGGCGAGCCGGCCGCGGCATTGGTCGGACACGACTGGGGTGCGCAGATCGCCTGGGCTGCCGCCGCGCTGCACCCGGACAGATTTCCGGCCATCGCCGCGTTGAGCGTGCCCTTCCAGCCGCGTACGCCGGTGCCGCCGACCGAGCAGCTCCGCGAATGGGCCGGCGACCGGCTGAACTGGCTGCTCTATTTTCAGCGGCCGGGCGTCGCCGATGCCGAGTTTGCCGCCGATCCGGAGCGCGCGATGCGGTTGATCATGTATGGCCTGTCCGGCGACGCGGGGGAGCTGGGAACGAGGCTGGTGACCGAGTTGCCGGGCGGCGCCAGATTGCTGGATTCCATCCCGGAACCGGCCGCACTGCCGGCCTGGCTGGAGTTGGAGCCGTACGTGCGCGAGTTTTCCCGCACGGGCTTCACCGGCGCGCTCAACCGCTATCGCAATGTCGACCGCGACTGGCACGATCTTCCTGCCGTCGGAGCGACGACGATCGGCCAACCGGCGTTGTTCATCGGCGGAGAGTTCGACACCGCGACGCGATACGCCGACTGGACGGCGATTCGCGAACGGGTGCCGCGGCTGGCCGATCCGCTGATCCTGGCTGGCTGCGGTCACTGGGTGCAGCAGGAACGTCCGGTCGAGGTCAACGACCACCTGATCTGGTTTCTGCGGGAAAACGCGTTCGCCTGAGTGCCTGGATCGCAGCCACCACTGTCGGGCCTGCTAGACAGT
The nucleotide sequence above comes from Fodinicola acaciae. Encoded proteins:
- a CDS encoding TetR/AcrR family transcriptional regulator, which codes for MGLREEKKQRTREQIAMAAYDLFVAHGFEAVRVVDVARQAGVSEATLFNYFPTKEDLVLGDLGSYVDSMVAAVRDRAAGQTLVEAFAAYVDRRDGLLPDSGERLATISGMIARSPTLLARERQLYDEYADVLAGLVARETKAKAADPRPHLVAYALVGLHRTLVNTVRTQLLAGRSPTTASRAARRQLATALPLLTSAFADYLAQSDGRER
- a CDS encoding alpha/beta fold hydrolase translates to MRANGIDIHLEEAGSGPLVLLLHGFPELSFSWRHQLPALAAAGHHAVAVDLRGYGRSTAPVDVTAYAMREMVADAVAVLDGLGEPAAALVGHDWGAQIAWAAAALHPDRFPAIAALSVPFQPRTPVPPTEQLREWAGDRLNWLLYFQRPGVADAEFAADPERAMRLIMYGLSGDAGELGTRLVTELPGGARLLDSIPEPAALPAWLELEPYVREFSRTGFTGALNRYRNVDRDWHDLPAVGATTIGQPALFIGGEFDTATRYADWTAIRERVPRLADPLILAGCGHWVQQERPVEVNDHLIWFLRENAFA